TCTTGACCTGCAGGAAAACGAAAACCAGGCCGAACAGCGTCAGGACAAAGCAAAGCGTGAACAGTTTCCACAACTTGTGCGTCTGCAGGCTGTTGGCGGGCTTGAGGCGGTTCCGGTTCATGAAAGTTTCTCCGCCACCCGCAACCGGGCGCTCCGTGCCCGCGGATTTTTTAAAACTTCTGCTTCCGACGGCAGCCAGCGCCCGATTTTCCGAAAGGTATAATCCGGGTTCGGCAGGCCGAAGGCATACTCCGTGCCGCGGATTTCAGGAAGACTGCGCCGTTCAATGAAACTTTTCACCCGCCGGTCCTCCAGCGCGTGGAAACTGATCGCGGCAAAACGCCCGCCCGGTTTGAGCGCCCCGGGCACGGCGGGCAAAGCTTCTTCCAACGCTTCCAGTTCGCCATTCACCGCAATGCGCAACGCTTGAAAGGTCTTGGTTGCGGGATGAATTTTGCGGTTGCGCCTTCCTCCCAGGACTTTTTCCACCAAAGCCGCCAGCGGAGCGGTGCGGGTAAAACGCTCCTTTTCACGGGCCTGCACGATCGCGCGCGCAATGCGCCGGGCTTCGCGTTCCTCGCCCAGCCGGAAAATCAAGTCCGCCAGTTCCGCTTCACTGGAGCTGTTCACCAGGTCGGCCGCGGTCATTTCCTGGGACGGATCCATCCGCA
This sequence is a window from Candidatus Methylacidiphilales bacterium. Protein-coding genes within it:
- the rsmH gene encoding 16S rRNA (cytosine(1402)-N(4))-methyltransferase RsmH gives rise to the protein MEAEHQPVLLEETMKALEPTPGKYILDATFGRGGHARAMLERGARVVALDRDPDAEACARGLEAEFQPRFVFRRRNFSELAQVHAEFGSFDGILMDLGVSSPQLNDAERGFSFQQHGPLDMRMDPSQEMTAADLVNSSSEAELADLIFRLGEEREARRIARAIVQAREKERFTRTAPLAALVEKVLGGRRNRKIHPATKTFQALRIAVNGELEALEEALPAVPGALKPGGRFAAISFHALEDRRVKSFIERRSLPEIRGTEYAFGLPNPDYTFRKIGRWLPSEAEVLKNPRARSARLRVAEKLS